The sequence ACAAACAGATGCGGTAAGTGTCCATGCTTTTGGAAAAGTTTCTCTCCTAGGCGAATTATTGTGGCATCATTGCGCACAACTTGTGTAACTTTGTCAGCTTTCATATGGCCAATGACCTTTTTCTGCAAAGCGTCACAGACATCTACTGAAGCAGGAAGCAAGAGATTAGCCTCTGACCTCAAATGCTTCATATGTGTATCATTTTTTCTGAGTGAGCACACCCTCCTATGTCTCCAAAGATtagatttcagaaaaaaaccaagACAATCCTCACATGGTAAGTAGTCCTCTGGTGAGAGTTTATTATCCTCATTCCTTGTCCAAGTTACAAATATTCCACTTCCAGTTTTTAACACATCTGTGTTGTGATGATAGTCCCCACTATTTCGTAACTTCAATAAACCTAGCCTTCTTTCTTCCGACTTCACAGGATATGATAAGATCCTCTGGACTTCAGTTTCATTTTTGTGCGGTCCAAAGTAGTGCTTAGTGATATTAGTATAGCCCTCATGACAgtataaacaaaaatgttttttatccCAAACTCGCACACCATCCTTATTATTTGAGTTTTTGAACAAGTAAGCCATTACTACTTGGATCTTTTTTCTGAATTTTGGTGTTATGCAAAGCAGTAAATGGAATGATAGTCGACATTGTGTCATCATCTgaatcatcaataacatcactCTCCAACTCTGAAGTTGTTAAAACAAAATCTGGATCTGCATCACTATCCCCATCAAAAAAGGATTCATCATCTGATGCCTGATCCATTTCTAATTCAGGAAACAAAGGTTGGTCGAAGTCTGAAAAATCTTCAGAGTCTGAGGACTGTTCAATGAGTGAAAACGATTTCTGATTAATATAGGAACATGAAGTCTGGCTCATGTCTGGACAGGAGGAAGTTTTCACAAAGTCTGGAGGATCTGGCTGGTTTGTGTCAACATCTGGAGGCTTAGACTGGTTTATGTCAACATCTGCAGGATTTAGCTGGTTTATATCAACATCTGTAGGATCTGGCTGGTTTGTGTCAAAATCTGTAGGATTTGGTGGTTTGtgtcaacatctgtaggatCTGGCTGGTTTGTGTCAACATCTGTAAGATCTGGCTGGTTTGtgtcaacatctgtaggatctggctggtttgtgtcaacatctgtaggatctggctggtttgtgtcaacatctgtaggatctggctggtttgtgtcaacatctgtaggatCTGGCTGGTTGTGATGTGGTCTGGTGtgtcaacatctgtaggatctggctggtttgtgtcaacatctgtaggatctggctggtttgtgtcaacatctgtaggatctggctggtttgtgtcaacatctgtaggatctggctggttggtgtcaacatctgtaggatctggctggtttgtgtcaacatctgtaggatctggctggtttgtgtcaacatctgtaggatctggctggtttgtgtcaacatctgtaggatctggctggtttgtgtcaacatctgtaggatctggctggtttgtgtcaacatctgtaggatctggctggttggtgtcaacatctgtaggatctggctggatggtgtcaacatctgtaggatctggctggtttgtgtcaacatctgtaggatctggctggatggtgtcaacatctgtaggatctggctggatggtgtcaacatctgtaggatctggctggtttgtgtcaacatctgtaggatctggctggatggtgtcaacatctgtaggatctggctggatggtgtcaacatctgtaggatctggctggttggtgtcaacatctgtaggatctggctggttggtgtcaacatctgtaggatctggctggtttgtgtcaacatctgtaggatctggctggtttgtgtcaacatctgtaggatctggctggttggtgtcaacatctgtaggatctggctggttggtgtcaacatctgtaggatctggctggatggtgtcaacatctgtaggatCTGGCTGGATGGTGTCAACATCTTGAGGATCTGGCTGGTTTGtgtcaacatctgtaggatCTGGCTGGTTGGTGTTAACATCTGTAGGATCTGGCTGGATGGTGTCAACATCTTGAGGATCTGGCTGGTTTGtgtcaacatctgtaggatTCGTCTGATGCGTGTCAACATTTGAAGAATATGGCTGTTTTATGTCAACATCTGGTGGAATTGGCTGGTTTGTCTCTGTACACCCTGTAACATCAAGATATACTACAATAGTAATTGTCCAATTTTGAAGCTGTCCTTATAAAGTTTTTGCTTTATTCATTGTATTTATTGCCTTTTTTAATCACCAAAGCATTGCTAAATATTCCTTTCAGTTGTGAAATCTGTATCTATTTGTAGCCCtgtttttttcatcaaatttttCACTTTCCAGTGAGTTTATCGATGAAGTATTTTGGATGTAACCGATAAAGATATGATCATTGTCTAGGGCACAATATAggaaattattgttttttacaTATAATGTGAAGATAGAATTGAAGTTGGCAGAGGGAAAAAGTCGGCTTATGTCTTCAACAATACGCTGGTACATTGATATGTATACAACCTatatttaaagataatttatCCTACCTCTTTGTTGAAGCATCATCATATCCCTCCTATATGTTTTCTTATATTCTGCAGACAATTTCACTGCAAGTTAAATAGAAATCAGTGCAATAATGATATCACAGTGATTATAATACCTAATCTACATATGATTAGCATTGAATGAGATGTTCTTTTAAATGTGCAGTTCACTTTAATAATATGCCatgtctttttattttcaaacttaaatATGATAATGAAAATTATCACTTTGCTTAAACAATTTCATAGTATACAATTTCTGTAAAGTATATGATATGCTTTGTCAAAAAACATACGTAAAGACCTCTTGATCCTAGGATCATCTTCAGATGACGGCATTGGACACCAATTACCCTTTGTCAATGGTATGCTACAAGGCAAAGGGGAGAGATATGAAAACTGCTGTATTTTAAGATTCAGGTTAAAACAGCAACAAAAGGAAACAGAAAAACTTAGGATAGTGATCTAGTTCGTTTACAGTGTTCCTGCCATTTTTGACTAGATGTTGATGAGAACAAACAGGGACTTTAATGAGATCacaattaataatttattaatagttggtaataacataagaaacttgatttaaaagttatttacatCATATCATCTATATTCAGTATTAATAAGCATGCTTACCTAACCTCATCTTCCTCATTGAGGAAAGTTCCACATGTACCTCCATCAATCACATACCCAGGCCACCAGATGCCACCATTTATTTTGATCAGTATCTCACCTACATATACAGCTACAGGTTCATGTATAGctgaaaaaaaagaagttaTATTGTTTGTCATTAATGGAATTTCATTATAATGAAGTTTAATGAATgaaaaaaccaacaaacaatGATAAATCCTCAGAGTAAGGCGCTgaacatttttagctcacctctCAAAAACAGAAAGAGAGAGGGGGGAGGGAGCTTATCACCCTGGCATCTGCATCCCCGTCAGCGTTGGAAATgcccaggttaaggttttggtgcaagtgttgaAATACTGTTATTTGAAACAACTGACATTGAAATCAATAGTaattttggtatatatataattatagtgatagatatggaaaatcattttaaggaagaaaatgctggattttgagaatttcaagactAAAGAGGTCCACTGAAATGGCTAAGTTAAGACTTCGGTGTAAGTGGAGGGGCGAGCTTGTTATAAACATTCTAAAGAGCTGAAAGCTTAAGTAAGTCATTATACAATCCATTTGAAAGCAGAAGTGTTCATGTAACACATCTAAGTTAAAGTTCACGTTCATTGACTTAtatgtgtaaaattaaaatggaTCGTGACacagttaatacatttattttatttattggttTTGCTTATCTTCCACAaactaaatatacatgtagctagttTGGAACCCTGCAATTACAACCTTACACATGCTGGATAGTGTCATACCAGCTACATATGCTCCATTCAACCATCCATTCATAATCATAGCAATGCAAGATTGAATAAGTAAATCTCTGGTACTTGAACTTAttgcaattttgttttgttcataacaatgtcaatgttttgaataaaaaaatatatatgaattataaacaaaaacaaaaacatccaTCATTTTAATGTATATGTCCAATGTGGTACATGTGCTGAACATAAATGTAAACACTTAGCACCCAGTTATAAATGATCTTTCAATAAATGGTATAAAGGCACtgatttaatatatataggctgtataaaaaaaaacaaaaaaaaacccagttgaTATCTAGctatattttaaaatggaataaaTGAAGAATCAAGGATGTGCACATGTCGaactacaataaaataattattaccattctcctttttcttttttgacATTGGTCCTGTTTTCTTTTTCCTCCCCATCTAAATcaagaaaaatattacattaaaaaaagaaagCAAAGTAAAGTTCCAATTAATTTAAGTGTCAAATTCAATATAGATGTATGCATACAATATGAACATTTCTGTGTACTATTTGTCAGTCCGGTCAGTCATCTATAACGTCATGTGCGtacacatgtgtataccttGTGGATATATCCTACATATATAGTACTGGTATGTCACATCGTTGCGTTTTTATGAAAGGACTTCAATTTGTAGAGTAGAAACTTTTGGCACAGAGTACACCCCGACAACACACTAGACACCCTTTAAATGCTTTTATCATGGATAGGGGCATATTATATGGCATAGTTATGTTAGTCTGGTAGATCCAGGCCTCAAAGTAACattttaagaaattatactggtcACATGGCAAGTGACCACTGCATTTTACTTGCCAGGTGTCCAGATCAGTGTTGTCAGGATATTGAACAATGTCATGTTCAGTATGCAATATAAACATTCACCAAAACTGCTATTGCTATATATATGCATGTGCATATTTCCTTTTATAATTTGTAGTTAATTGTAAAGAGTGTTAAAAGGATAAATGAAGATTGGAAACAAATTCATTTGCAACTAATTATAAATAATCAACCATAatgtataaaatttgttttctgtttagTTATTGACAAGTAAAACCCAGTAAAATTGTCAAATGATTAAAACATCCTTAATCAATGAAATCcagtacaaaaataaaagaagCATATGAAGTTTTCTGTAATCATCAAAATAATTACTGCCGATTAACAAAAGATGAGATTTAGCTTTACTTATAATTACTGTAAAGACATGTGTATCATGGTATTGATCCATGCACATATAATTGACATTTTCCCTTATTTGATATTAGGTAAACAAGATTCTATAAGTtccacaacataaatataccagcAAATCTAGAGCAAGTCATCAATATTCTTCAAATCAAAAATCTAGGAAACATCGTTTCAATGCAGCTTGATTTCTGAAGTCTTTTTTGAGCAGtttaatacaaaaacaaatctaAGGTCATTAAGACGTTTGAATATAATGGTAACTATATATAATCAAGCACCTTGGTAATACTGATgcaaatgtatacaaataagaaaaacatttttttccccTGATTTTTCATTCGCCACATGGCGATATGGAACATTTTTTAACTTGCCTTTGGGAATTTTTAATTGCATATACGAGTAAATAACTTTCAACTTTGAGGTCTGTGA comes from Argopecten irradians isolate NY unplaced genomic scaffold, Ai_NY scaffold_0973, whole genome shotgun sequence and encodes:
- the LOC138313838 gene encoding cell surface glycoprotein 1-like, which gives rise to MGRKKKTGPMSKKKKENAIHEPVAVYVGEILIKINGGIWWPGYVIDGGTCGTFLNEEDEVSIPLTKGNWCPMPSSEDDPRIKRSLLKLSAEYKKTYRRDMMMLQQRGCTETNQPIPPDVDIKQPYSSNVDTHQTNPTDVDTNQPDPQDVDTIQPDPTDVNTNQPDPTDVDTNQPDPQDVDTIQPDPTDVDTIQPDPTDVDTNQPDPTDVDTNQPDPTDVDTNQPDPTDVDTNQPDPTDVDTNQPDPTDVDTNQPDPTDVDTIQPDPTDVDTIQPDPTDVDTNQPDPTDVDTIQPDPTDVDTIQPDPTDVDTNQPDPTDVDTIQPDPTDVDTNQPDPTDVDTNQPDPTDVDTNQPDPTDVDTNQPDPTDVDTNQPDPTDVDTNQPDPTDVDTNQPDPTDVDTNQPDPTDVDTNQPDPTDVDTNQPDPTDVDTPDHITTSQILQMLTQTSQILQMLTQTSQILQMLTQTSQILQMLTQTSQILQMLTQTSQILQMLTQTTKSYRF